Proteins encoded together in one Malaclemys terrapin pileata isolate rMalTer1 chromosome 16, rMalTer1.hap1, whole genome shotgun sequence window:
- the PES1 gene encoding pescadillo homolog isoform X1, producing MGGLEKKKYERGSATNYITRNKARKKLQLSLADFRRLCILKGIYPHEPKHKKKVNKGSTAARTFYLLKDIKFLLHEPIVNKFREYKVFVRKLRKAYGKSEWNTVERLKDNKPSYKLDHILKERYPTFIDALRDLDDALSMCFLFATFPRTGKCHVQTIQLCRRLTVEFLNYVIASRSLRKVFLSIKGIYYQAEVLGQPITWIAPYAFAHDHPTDVDYRVMATFTEFYTTLLGFVNFRLYQSLNLHYPPKIEGQAEAERKPEEGQAYAMDSESYMEKLSALSASLARVVAPNPEDEVQVDEFPVDGESAEQEEARKKEQEAVEKQKKLFEGLRFFLNREVPREPIAFIIRCFGGNVSWDKSVCIGATYDVRDPTITHQIVDRSSLEKQVIGRYYLQPQWVFDSVNAKMCLPVADYFPGVLLPPHLSPFVSEKDGDYIPPEKLKLLALQRGENPAEESGEEDDSDEDDDDEGSEGEEHSEKEDEGKLKKLEEQRSQGKKLPAKVSVGTVRLEDKQRAAQEEQSEEKRLAIMMMKKREKYLYQKIMFGKKRKVREATRLAEKRKAHDAATKSEKKTKKVRRE from the exons TACGAGAGGGGATCCGCCACAAACTACATCACTAGAAACAAGGCCCGGAAGAAACTACAGCTGAGCCTTGCAGACTTCAG GCGTCTCTGTATCCTGAAGGGGATCTACCCCCATGAGCCCAAACACAAGAAAAAGGTGAACAAAGGGTCCACTGCTGCCCGGACCTTTTACCTCCTCAAAGACATCAAGTTCCTCCTTCATGAGCCCATCGTCAACAAGTTCCGGGAGTATAAG GTATTTGTCCGAAAACTCCGGAAAGCGTACGGGAAAAGCGAGTGGAATACCGTGGAGCGGCTGAAAGATAACAAGCCCAGCTACAAGCTTGACCACATCCTCAAGGAGAG GTACCCAACCTTCATCGATGCCCTGCGGGACCTGGATGACGCGCTGTCCATGTGCTTCCTCTTTGCCACCTTCCCGCGCACTGGCAAGTGCCATGTGCAGACCATCCAGTTGTGCCGCCGGCTCACTGTGGAGTTCCTCAACTATGTCATCGCCTCCCGCTCCCTGCGCAAG GTGTTCCTGTCCATCAAAGGGATCTATTACCAGGCCGAGGTGCTGGGGCAGCCCATCACCTGGATTGCTCCATATGCCTTTGCCCACGAT CACCCGACGGACGTGGACTACAGGGTCATGGCAACTTTCACGGAGTTCTACACCACACTGCTGGGCTTTGTGAACTTCCGCCTCTACCAGTCCCTCAACCTGCACTACCCCCCCAAG ATTGAAGGCCAGGCTGAGGCAGAGCGGAAGCCGGAGGAGGGGCAGGCGTATGCCATGGACTCGGAGAGCTACATGGAG AAGCTGTCGGCTCTGAGTGCCAGCCTAGCCCGAGTGGTAGCGCCGAACCCAGAGGACGAAGTGCAGGTGGATGAGTTCCCTGTGGACGGG GAGAGTGCGGAGCAGGAGGAGGCGAGGAAGAAGGAGCAGGAGGCAGTAGAGAAGCAGAAGAAGCTGTTTGAGGGGCTGCGGTTCTTCCTGAACAGAGAGGTGCCTCGGGAGCCCATAGCCTTCATCATCCG GTGTTTTGGAGGCAATGTCTCTTGGGATAAGTCCGTGTGCATCGGTGCCACCTACGATGTGAGGGACCCAACCATCACCCACCAGATTGTCGACCGGTCCAGCCTGGAGAAACAGGTGATAGGCAG GTATTACCTCCAGCCGCAGTGGGTGTTCGACTCAGTCAATGCCAAGATGTGCCTCCCAGTGGCTGATTATTTCCCTGGCGTGCTGCTGCCCCCGCACCTCTCGCCCTTCGTTTCAGAGAAGGATGGGGACTACATCCCGCCTGAGAAGCTGAAGCTGCTGGCCCTGCAGAGGGGCGAGAACCCAG CAGAAGAGAGCGGAGAGGAGGATGACagtgatgaagatgatgatgatgaaggctCAGAAGGAGAAGAGCACTCTGAAAAGGAAGATGAAGGGAAACTGAAGAAGCTGGAAGAGCAGCGATCCCAGGGAAAG aaactgcCAGCGAAGGTGTCGGTGGGCACGGTGCGGCTGGAGGACAAGCAGCGAGcagcccaggaggagcagagcgAGGAGAAGCGTCTCGCCATCATGATGATGAAGAAGAGGGAGAAGTACCTCTACCAGAAAATCATGTTTGGGAAGAAGCGCAAAGTCCGAGAG GCGACCAGACTCGCCGAGAAGAGGAAAGCTCATGATGCTGCCACAAAATCCGAGAAGAAAACCAAGAAGGTGCGACGGGAGTGA
- the PES1 gene encoding pescadillo homolog isoform X2: protein MGGLEKKKYERGSATNYITRNKARKKLQLSLADFRRLCILKGIYPHEPKHKKKVNKGSTAARTFYLLKDIKFLLHEPIVNKFREYKVFVRKLRKAYGKSEWNTVERLKDNKPSYKLDHILKERYPTFIDALRDLDDALSMCFLFATFPRTGKCHVQTIQLCRRLTVEFLNYVIASRSLRKVFLSIKGIYYQAEVLGQPITWIAPYAFAHDHPTDVDYRVMATFTEFYTTLLGFVNFRLYQSLNLHYPPKIEGQAEAERKPEEGQAYAMDSESYMEKLSALSASLARVVAPNPEDEVQVDEFPVDGESAEQEEARKKEQEAVEKQKKLFEGLRFFLNREVPREPIAFIIRCFGGNVSWDKSVCIGATYDVRDPTITHQIVDRSSLEKQVIGRYYLQPQWVFDSVNAKMCLPVADYFPGVLLPPHLSPFVSEKDGDYIPPEKLKLLALQRGENPEESGEEDDSDEDDDDEGSEGEEHSEKEDEGKLKKLEEQRSQGKKLPAKVSVGTVRLEDKQRAAQEEQSEEKRLAIMMMKKREKYLYQKIMFGKKRKVREATRLAEKRKAHDAATKSEKKTKKVRRE from the exons TACGAGAGGGGATCCGCCACAAACTACATCACTAGAAACAAGGCCCGGAAGAAACTACAGCTGAGCCTTGCAGACTTCAG GCGTCTCTGTATCCTGAAGGGGATCTACCCCCATGAGCCCAAACACAAGAAAAAGGTGAACAAAGGGTCCACTGCTGCCCGGACCTTTTACCTCCTCAAAGACATCAAGTTCCTCCTTCATGAGCCCATCGTCAACAAGTTCCGGGAGTATAAG GTATTTGTCCGAAAACTCCGGAAAGCGTACGGGAAAAGCGAGTGGAATACCGTGGAGCGGCTGAAAGATAACAAGCCCAGCTACAAGCTTGACCACATCCTCAAGGAGAG GTACCCAACCTTCATCGATGCCCTGCGGGACCTGGATGACGCGCTGTCCATGTGCTTCCTCTTTGCCACCTTCCCGCGCACTGGCAAGTGCCATGTGCAGACCATCCAGTTGTGCCGCCGGCTCACTGTGGAGTTCCTCAACTATGTCATCGCCTCCCGCTCCCTGCGCAAG GTGTTCCTGTCCATCAAAGGGATCTATTACCAGGCCGAGGTGCTGGGGCAGCCCATCACCTGGATTGCTCCATATGCCTTTGCCCACGAT CACCCGACGGACGTGGACTACAGGGTCATGGCAACTTTCACGGAGTTCTACACCACACTGCTGGGCTTTGTGAACTTCCGCCTCTACCAGTCCCTCAACCTGCACTACCCCCCCAAG ATTGAAGGCCAGGCTGAGGCAGAGCGGAAGCCGGAGGAGGGGCAGGCGTATGCCATGGACTCGGAGAGCTACATGGAG AAGCTGTCGGCTCTGAGTGCCAGCCTAGCCCGAGTGGTAGCGCCGAACCCAGAGGACGAAGTGCAGGTGGATGAGTTCCCTGTGGACGGG GAGAGTGCGGAGCAGGAGGAGGCGAGGAAGAAGGAGCAGGAGGCAGTAGAGAAGCAGAAGAAGCTGTTTGAGGGGCTGCGGTTCTTCCTGAACAGAGAGGTGCCTCGGGAGCCCATAGCCTTCATCATCCG GTGTTTTGGAGGCAATGTCTCTTGGGATAAGTCCGTGTGCATCGGTGCCACCTACGATGTGAGGGACCCAACCATCACCCACCAGATTGTCGACCGGTCCAGCCTGGAGAAACAGGTGATAGGCAG GTATTACCTCCAGCCGCAGTGGGTGTTCGACTCAGTCAATGCCAAGATGTGCCTCCCAGTGGCTGATTATTTCCCTGGCGTGCTGCTGCCCCCGCACCTCTCGCCCTTCGTTTCAGAGAAGGATGGGGACTACATCCCGCCTGAGAAGCTGAAGCTGCTGGCCCTGCAGAGGGGCGAGAACCCAG AAGAGAGCGGAGAGGAGGATGACagtgatgaagatgatgatgatgaaggctCAGAAGGAGAAGAGCACTCTGAAAAGGAAGATGAAGGGAAACTGAAGAAGCTGGAAGAGCAGCGATCCCAGGGAAAG aaactgcCAGCGAAGGTGTCGGTGGGCACGGTGCGGCTGGAGGACAAGCAGCGAGcagcccaggaggagcagagcgAGGAGAAGCGTCTCGCCATCATGATGATGAAGAAGAGGGAGAAGTACCTCTACCAGAAAATCATGTTTGGGAAGAAGCGCAAAGTCCGAGAG GCGACCAGACTCGCCGAGAAGAGGAAAGCTCATGATGCTGCCACAAAATCCGAGAAGAAAACCAAGAAGGTGCGACGGGAGTGA